From a single Micromonospora pallida genomic region:
- a CDS encoding cytochrome P450: protein MLTPRQETVTPLRHPFHVDDDGVNRPPGPDKHPYYGHFAATGSGVVPVVRQVNGESVSALLICRYADVKAVLRRQDVFSRAAATTADAIDVTGTMLGMDGAEHARVRGTVKDLFTRPAVARLRGRVEAEAAAQLAALLARGNRADLLRDFAIPFTLHVICDLLGLPHQDWARFRRWGDLFLADSELTRDEAARSTQEMGAYLWEQLENRRGCPAGDMLTRIAGTTADQPVDVQIKLPISLVVGGWETAANSIATFVHVLRTRPYRGYGSGWEYLVDHPEKLDSAINELERLHSISNADDLPRRVLADVKLPSGVRLTAGDVVIPSHDAANRDPRVFPDPERMDFDRDPNPHLSFGYGPHYCVGAHLGALEVRTAIGLLLRELPGLRLAVPADEVRWKAGHAVLGPQELPVEW from the coding sequence ATGCTCACTCCCCGTCAGGAGACCGTCACTCCCCTCCGGCACCCGTTCCATGTCGACGACGACGGCGTCAACCGGCCGCCCGGCCCGGACAAGCACCCGTACTACGGGCACTTCGCGGCCACCGGTTCCGGGGTGGTGCCGGTGGTCCGCCAGGTCAACGGCGAGTCCGTCTCCGCCCTGCTGATCTGCCGGTACGCGGACGTCAAGGCGGTGCTACGCCGGCAGGACGTCTTCTCCCGGGCCGCCGCGACGACGGCCGACGCGATCGACGTGACCGGGACGATGCTCGGGATGGACGGGGCCGAGCACGCCCGGGTCCGGGGGACGGTCAAGGATCTCTTCACCCGGCCGGCGGTGGCCCGCCTGCGCGGCCGGGTCGAGGCCGAGGCGGCCGCGCAGCTCGCCGCGCTCCTCGCCCGGGGCAACCGGGCCGACCTGCTCCGGGACTTCGCGATCCCGTTCACCCTGCACGTCATCTGCGACCTGCTCGGCCTCCCTCATCAGGACTGGGCGAGGTTCCGTAGGTGGGGCGACCTGTTCCTGGCCGACAGCGAGCTGACCCGGGACGAGGCCGCCCGCTCGACCCAGGAGATGGGCGCGTACCTGTGGGAACAGCTCGAAAATCGGCGGGGTTGCCCGGCCGGTGACATGCTGACGCGGATCGCCGGGACCACCGCCGACCAGCCGGTGGACGTCCAGATCAAGCTGCCGATCTCGCTGGTGGTGGGGGGCTGGGAGACCGCCGCCAACTCGATCGCCACCTTCGTCCACGTCCTCCGCACCCGCCCCTATCGGGGGTACGGGTCCGGATGGGAGTACCTCGTCGACCATCCGGAGAAGTTGGACTCTGCGATCAACGAGTTGGAGCGGCTGCACTCCATCTCGAACGCCGACGACCTGCCACGCCGGGTCCTGGCCGACGTGAAACTGCCGAGCGGCGTACGGCTCACCGCCGGGGACGTGGTGATCCCCTCGCACGACGCCGCCAACCGGGACCCCCGGGTGTTCCCCGACCCGGAGCGGATGGACTTCGACCGTGACCCCAACCCGCACCTCTCCTTCGGGTACGGCCCGCACTACTGCGTCGGGGCGCATCTGGGCGCGCTGGAGGTGCGGACGGCGATCGGACTGCTTCTACGTGAGCTGCCCGGGCTCCGGCTCGCCGTGCCCGCCGACGAGGTGCGGTGGAAGGCGGGACACGCGGTCCTCGGTCCGCAGGAGTTGCCGGTCGAGTGGTGA
- a CDS encoding NAD-dependent epimerase/dehydratase family protein, protein MRVVVLGGTEFIGRRVVERLVERGDEVVVVHRGRTEPDDLPRCAHLHVDRRDFAEVADRVRGFGPDAVVDSYALTRADADAVLPHLPDVPLVLLSSVDVYRAWELLLADDDTPLPVPLTENAPLRQGRRPYQGRGVGLDDYDKLDVEPAYLARGGSVLRLGMVYGRHDQQRREEFVLRRVRAGRTRIPVGAGDALLTRLHVDDAASAVLAALDQPAAASGEVFNLGESVTYPVRGWLRLILNAAGHDAELVRVPDERVPEDLWLTRRLAQHVLVDNGKALRALGWQPTDPTTAVARSVRWHLDHPPTDASADFSADDQALAG, encoded by the coding sequence ATGCGGGTCGTGGTGTTGGGTGGTACGGAGTTCATCGGGCGGCGGGTGGTCGAGCGGCTGGTCGAACGGGGCGACGAGGTCGTGGTGGTCCACCGCGGTCGGACCGAGCCCGACGACCTCCCCCGCTGTGCGCACCTGCACGTCGACCGACGCGACTTCGCCGAGGTCGCCGACCGGGTACGCGGGTTCGGCCCGGACGCCGTCGTCGACTCGTACGCGTTGACCCGCGCGGACGCCGACGCCGTCCTGCCGCACCTGCCCGACGTGCCGCTGGTGCTGCTCTCCAGCGTCGACGTCTACCGGGCGTGGGAACTGCTCCTCGCCGACGATGACACCCCGCTGCCGGTACCGCTCACCGAGAACGCGCCGCTACGTCAGGGGCGTCGCCCGTACCAAGGGCGGGGTGTGGGGCTGGACGACTACGACAAGCTCGATGTCGAGCCGGCGTACCTGGCCCGGGGTGGCAGCGTGCTCCGCCTCGGCATGGTCTACGGCCGGCACGACCAGCAGCGCCGGGAGGAGTTCGTGCTGCGGCGGGTCCGGGCAGGGCGGACCCGGATTCCGGTCGGCGCGGGCGACGCGCTCCTCACCCGTCTGCACGTCGACGACGCGGCCAGCGCGGTGCTCGCCGCCCTCGACCAGCCGGCCGCCGCCAGCGGGGAGGTGTTCAACCTGGGCGAGTCGGTGACGTACCCGGTGCGGGGCTGGCTGCGGCTGATCCTGAACGCGGCCGGGCACGACGCCGAACTGGTCCGGGTGCCGGACGAGCGGGTGCCGGAGGACCTGTGGCTGACCCGGCGGCTGGCCCAGCACGTACTGGTCGACAACGGCAAGGCCCTCCGGGCGCTGGGCTGGCAGCCGACGGACCCGACCACAGCGGTCGCCCGTTCGGTGCGCTGGCACCTGGACCATCCGCCGACCGATGCCTCGGCCGACTTCAGCGCCGACGACCAGGCGCTCGCCGGCTGA
- a CDS encoding TetR/AcrR family transcriptional regulator → MTEHRLPPVVARMWGREASPRYGPRPSLDLGTIVDAAIRIADRDGLEGVKMSSVAAEVGMATMSLYRYVGSKDQLLTVMADAALPEPPALHDQGWRTYLADWTRANRDFLLSRPWLLALGQHTPPAGPRSLRWADRAIAALADTGLGYGERLSIAATLSGYAIGQAALAHALNRTTDATDSTVGLAEYRDVLGQVLDPDGYPELTAAVRANAFGVSEEWVDDADFTFGLDLLLDGIQALIARGKR, encoded by the coding sequence GTGACGGAACACAGACTTCCCCCCGTGGTGGCCCGAATGTGGGGCCGCGAGGCCAGCCCGAGATACGGCCCCCGACCCAGCCTTGACCTGGGAACAATCGTCGACGCCGCGATTCGGATCGCCGACCGCGACGGTCTGGAGGGGGTGAAGATGAGCAGCGTCGCCGCCGAAGTCGGGATGGCGACAATGTCCCTGTACCGCTACGTCGGCAGCAAGGACCAACTGCTGACCGTGATGGCGGACGCCGCCTTGCCCGAACCACCAGCGCTCCACGATCAGGGCTGGCGTACCTACCTGGCCGACTGGACCCGGGCCAACCGGGACTTCCTCCTCAGCCGGCCCTGGTTGCTGGCACTCGGCCAGCACACTCCGCCCGCCGGGCCTCGGTCGCTGCGGTGGGCCGACCGCGCAATCGCCGCACTTGCCGACACCGGACTCGGCTACGGCGAGCGGCTCAGCATCGCGGCCACCCTCTCGGGCTACGCCATCGGGCAGGCAGCCCTGGCCCACGCCCTGAACCGCACGACCGACGCCACCGACTCGACGGTGGGGCTGGCCGAGTACCGCGACGTCCTCGGCCAGGTTCTCGACCCGGACGGTTACCCGGAGCTGACCGCCGCCGTACGCGCGAACGCGTTCGGCGTCTCCGAGGAGTGGGTCGACGACGCCGACTTCACCTTCGGGCTCGATCTGCTCCTCGACGGCATCCAGGCACTCATCGCCCGCGGGAAGAGATGA
- a CDS encoding DUF418 domain-containing protein produces the protein MTTPNPVRRLLDVDAVRGFALLGIFVVNVTFMASGYPVNLVTDPDFDSGLDDAVRTLSSVFVDMKFYVLFSFLFGYSFTLQMAAASRAGAAFPARMLRRIGGLFVLGALHAVFLNGGDILTTYAVACLALLLLRNVKDRTAIRIAVGLYALVLVGLVASALFVDRSTFLPGEAEALANGEEATRALLGGWESNIEERIANLPLLLTQAVALQGPTALGLFLLGMVAGRQQWLGRISGSEPVLRRIQWIGFPVGLLGSIVYAASGGNGNTLGVAASVATAPLLAAAYVATLLRVMHGARTAAVRAALAPAGRMALTNYLGQSVACLLTFTGIGFGLAGTFSPPALFAFALAVFGAQLVVSALWLRWFRYGPVEWALRWLTNARRPALVVPPAGPGGKTVPSHVDSGHADAVPPVDQSGIGLRQPEPR, from the coding sequence GTGACTACACCGAATCCAGTCAGACGTCTTCTCGACGTCGACGCGGTCCGAGGCTTCGCGCTGCTCGGGATCTTCGTCGTCAACGTCACCTTCATGGCCTCCGGCTATCCGGTGAACCTGGTGACCGACCCCGACTTCGACTCGGGGCTGGACGATGCCGTCCGCACGCTCTCCTCCGTCTTCGTCGACATGAAGTTCTACGTGCTCTTCTCGTTCCTCTTCGGGTACAGCTTCACCCTCCAGATGGCGGCGGCGAGCCGGGCCGGCGCAGCCTTCCCGGCACGGATGCTCCGCCGGATCGGTGGCCTCTTCGTCCTCGGTGCCCTGCACGCCGTCTTCCTCAACGGCGGCGACATCCTCACCACGTACGCCGTGGCGTGTCTCGCGCTGCTCCTGCTGCGGAACGTGAAGGACCGTACGGCGATCCGGATCGCGGTGGGCCTCTACGCCCTCGTGCTGGTCGGCCTGGTCGCGAGTGCGCTCTTCGTGGACCGTTCGACGTTCCTGCCCGGCGAGGCCGAGGCGCTGGCCAACGGCGAGGAGGCGACGCGGGCGCTGCTCGGCGGCTGGGAGTCGAACATCGAGGAGCGCATCGCGAATCTGCCGCTGCTGCTCACCCAGGCAGTGGCCCTGCAAGGCCCGACCGCGCTGGGCCTGTTCCTGCTCGGTATGGTCGCCGGCCGCCAGCAGTGGCTGGGCCGGATCTCCGGCAGCGAGCCGGTGCTGCGCCGGATCCAGTGGATTGGCTTCCCGGTCGGGCTGCTCGGGTCGATCGTCTACGCCGCCAGCGGCGGTAACGGCAACACCCTAGGGGTGGCGGCGAGCGTCGCGACAGCTCCGCTGCTGGCCGCCGCGTACGTGGCGACGCTGCTGCGGGTCATGCACGGTGCGCGTACGGCGGCGGTCCGGGCCGCGCTCGCCCCGGCCGGGCGGATGGCCCTCACCAACTACCTGGGCCAGTCGGTGGCCTGCCTGCTCACCTTCACCGGCATCGGGTTCGGGCTCGCCGGCACGTTCTCCCCGCCGGCACTCTTCGCCTTCGCCCTGGCCGTGTTCGGGGCCCAACTGGTGGTGAGCGCGCTCTGGCTGCGCTGGTTCCGCTACGGCCCGGTCGAGTGGGCGCTGCGCTGGCTCACCAACGCCCGCCGCCCGGCCCTCGTCGTTCCGCCCGCCGGTCCGGGAGGGAAGACCGTGCCGTCGCACGTCGATTCTGGCCACGCCGATGCCGTACCCCCGGTGGACCAGTCCGGCATCGGGCTCCGCCAGCCCGAACCGCGCTGA
- a CDS encoding DUF5956 family protein, with product MSNDQPATAMPVWDDVPTRDDPPGDGYYELTENGWGAIIGWLSGVDRMVRCPDRLPHVVTEVCTEVCTDRSGTRKRTVPRSAEDQQIIDDFINEYLSDAGIPSRPTGWRWFLKLPSGYTGPQIESLVNAGVGRLPADQVRPSQFAPRIHETLQGIYASG from the coding sequence GTGTCCAACGACCAGCCGGCCACCGCCATGCCCGTCTGGGACGACGTGCCCACCCGGGATGACCCGCCCGGCGACGGCTACTACGAGCTGACCGAGAACGGGTGGGGTGCCATCATTGGTTGGCTCAGCGGCGTCGACCGAATGGTGCGATGCCCCGACCGTCTCCCCCATGTGGTCACCGAGGTGTGCACCGAGGTGTGCACCGACCGAAGCGGGACGCGGAAGAGGACCGTCCCACGCTCGGCGGAGGACCAGCAGATCATCGACGACTTCATCAACGAGTACCTGAGCGACGCGGGGATACCCAGCCGCCCGACCGGGTGGCGGTGGTTCCTCAAGCTCCCGTCGGGATACACCGGCCCGCAGATCGAGTCCCTGGTGAACGCGGGCGTGGGGCGTCTGCCGGCCGACCAGGTACGTCCCAGTCAGTTTGCCCCGCGCATTCACGAGACGCTCCAGGGCATCTACGCCAGCGGGTAG